The sequence CTCCTGCAGGACGGTGTTGGATTGGGCGCGAGTGTAGTTGACCATATAGAGCACGTTTTCGAGCATCTGGTTGGCGGTGGGGAACTGGGCGCGCAGTCGCGACAGGAGTTGGGCCACGGTGGCGCCGGCCGGCAACTCCATCACGATGACATCGTGGCCGATCGATTCCCGCAGTGGGGGCAGGAATTTGACCCTGACCTGCATATCCTTATCCCAACGCCTCCAGGACCGCCTTCTCAAGCTGATCCAGGTATACTTCGAACGGCGTATTCTGATAGGCGAACAGCGCCTGCGATTCGGCGGTGTCGTACCAATCGCTCCAGCCGGGCTCTTCCCGGTAATGGGCATCCTCGATGGGGATGTCCAGGATGGGGAAGACCTTCTCCACGTACTCGTGGCCGTACATTTGCCAGGAGGGACCGCCGGCGATATTCAATATTTTACCCGCCGCCGCATCGTTGTCAACGGCCGCCAGCAGGGCGGTGACCACGTCGGCCCTG is a genomic window of Anaerolineae bacterium containing:
- a CDS encoding MoaD/ThiS family protein, which encodes MQVRVKFLPPLRESIGHDVIVMELPAGATVAQLLSRLRAQFPTANQMLENVLYMVNYTRAQSNTVLQEGDEVICFKLLGGG